Within Candidatus Poribacteria bacterium, the genomic segment TTAGCCAAGCCTTCGAGGGCGGCGTTCAGACCGTTGACGTACGCCTGATGGTGCAGATCGTGGTGGATCCGCATCGTCTGTTCGTCGATGTACGGCTCTAGGGCGTTGTAGTCGTAGGGCAGAGGCAGAAGCGTGTACGGCATGGTGACTCCTAGCTTGGTCATAGCAGACGGCGTGATATGCTGACTCGGGCTCAGCGGATCGTCCTGCGCCTCACCGATTTGGACGCGGGGTCGTCGTGAGTGTTGCCGCCTGGTCTGATTATAGAGGTCGTGTGTCTCGGGTGTCAATGCGAATGAGCGCGAGATGGCTTGCCGCCTATACGCTCGGCGGATACCATCCTCCATCGGGCTGGTCCGTCGCGATCACGCAGGTTGTCTGTAACCCAGCTTCTGACACTATATTCGGATTCTCATGTCCAGACGGAGCCCCAAGCACTCGTCGGCGAGTTCGCCAGCCCGCGATGGACTGACTGGAGACTCGGATTGTCGCTGATCCGCCTTGAACGCGTGACGAAAACCTTCGACCCGCAGATCGTCCTCGACGACATCTCGTGGCAGGTGGCGCGAGGAGATCGTGTGGGTCTGGTCGGAGCCAACGGCACCGGCAAGACGACATGCCTGGAGATCATGGCGGGTC encodes:
- a CDS encoding superoxide dismutase, with the translated sequence MPYTLLPLPYDYNALEPYIDEQTMRIHHDLHHQAYVNGLNAALEGLA